The Porites lutea chromosome 11, jaPorLute2.1, whole genome shotgun sequence genome includes a region encoding these proteins:
- the LOC140952095 gene encoding uncharacterized protein: MIASGLPAGSVSALLTHCIHKLSLSHAVMANSNCAPKSPTPEEFNLTAILKAGVPGGFWPTEGIVVAVARGKDSKILSRKVFQSSATNAFMKSIIDLEESPLLGLKELQLLSNFSPGSDCAEKLCEWLAQNEEVCVSIRFAHLQNIHVSVHKVAENNAEGLRKLVEKGVKIKALSDYDWLQLLMIDRGFAAKDEWIAKRKQVDEKNQKDLEEILQSTDLGETLKHMRIY; this comes from the coding sequence ATGATAGCTTCAGGTCTCCCCGCCGGAAGCGTTTCAGCTCTACTCACGCATTGTATTCACAAACTTTCACTTTCACACGCAGTGATGGCCAATTCGAACTGCGCACCGAAGAGTCCCACTCCAGAGGAATTCAACCTGACAGCCATTTTAAAAGCGGGTGTACCCGGAGGATTTTGGCCAACCGAAGGAatcgttgttgctgttgctagAGGAAAGGACAGCAAAATTCTGTCACGGAAGGTTTTCCAGAGCTCTGCGACCAACGCATTCATGAAATCCATCATAGACCTTGAAGAAAGTCCGCTGTTGGGCTTGAAGGAATTGCAGTTACTGAGTAACTTTTCGCCTGGTAGCGATTGTGCTGAAAAATTGTGCGAGTGGCTCGCGCAAAACGAGGAAGTGTGCGTGTCGATCCGCTTCGCGCATCTTCAGAATATCCACGTTAGCGTGCACAAGGTGGCTGAAAACAACGCGGAGGGGTTAAGGAAGTTGGTAGAgaaaggagtaaaaataaaagcaCTTTCGGATTACGACTGGCTTCAGCTTTTGATGATCGACCGTGGATTTGCAGCGAAGGATGAGTGGATCGCGAAAAGGAAACAAGTAGatgaaaaaaatcagaaagattTGGAGGAAATTTTACAGTCAACCGATCTGGGCGAGACACTGAAACATATGCGAATATACTGA